The Pseudomonas wenzhouensis genome has a segment encoding these proteins:
- a CDS encoding TRAP transporter small permease, producing MNALRRVWEHFEEGFIAFLLAAMTLITFVYVILNNFYTLFYWLGDAFGGNEFLLGIGDAILDMAQAMTWSNALTKAMFGWLIFFGLAYGVRTAGHIGVDALVKLAPRGVQRVIGIIACSACLGYAGLIAVGSYDWVSTLFKAGIGAEDLGHYGIQQWHIGMIVPFGYAMVFIRFLEILVRILRDQQTGLGLADEAADALKINEHEEPKQ from the coding sequence GCCTTGCGGCGCGTCTGGGAGCACTTCGAGGAAGGCTTCATCGCTTTTCTCCTGGCGGCCATGACGCTGATCACATTCGTCTACGTGATCCTCAACAACTTCTACACCCTGTTCTATTGGCTGGGTGACGCCTTTGGCGGCAACGAGTTTCTGCTCGGTATCGGCGACGCCATTCTCGACATGGCCCAGGCGATGACCTGGAGCAACGCCCTGACCAAGGCCATGTTCGGCTGGTTGATCTTCTTCGGCCTGGCCTATGGCGTACGTACCGCCGGCCACATCGGCGTCGATGCCCTGGTCAAGCTGGCCCCACGCGGTGTACAGCGCGTCATCGGCATCATCGCCTGCTCGGCCTGCCTGGGCTACGCCGGCCTCATCGCGGTCGGCAGCTACGACTGGGTCAGCACCCTGTTCAAGGCCGGCATCGGTGCCGAGGACCTCGGTCACTACGGCATCCAGCAATGGCACATCGGCATGATCGTGCCGTTCGGTTACGCCATGGTGTTCATCCGCTTCCTGGAAATCCTCGTGCGTATTCTGCGTGACCAGCAGACCGGCCTCGGCCTGGCGGATGAAGCCGCTGACGCCCTGAAAATCAATGAGCATGAGGAGCCCAAGCAATGA
- the dctM gene encoding C4-dicarboxylate TRAP transporter large permease protein DctM — protein MTVLFLFLLLFLLMFIGVPIAASLGLAGSITIMLFSPDSVRSLAIKLFETSEHYTLLAIPFFLLSGAFMTTGGVAKRLIDFANACVGHIRGGLAIGAVLACMLFAALSGSSPATVAAVGSIAIAGMVRSGYPQAFGAGIVCNAGTLGILIPPSIVMVVYAAATEQSVGKLFMAGVIPGIMLGLVLMIAIYIVARIKKLPALPRASFREWLRAAREAFWGLLLMVIILGGIYSGMFTPTEAAAVAAVYAGFVALFVYKDLKIRECPKVLLESGKLTIMLMFIIANAMLFAHVLTTEQIPQTITAWVVDLGLQPWQFLLVVNIVLLVAGAFMEPSAIILILAPILFPIAMQLGIDPIHLGIIMVVNMEIGLITPPVGLNLFVTSAVTGMPLTAVIRAAMPWLMLLLSFLVIITYVPAVSLGLPNMLGM, from the coding sequence ATGACCGTTCTGTTCCTCTTCCTGCTGCTGTTTTTGCTGATGTTCATCGGCGTGCCGATTGCAGCCTCGCTCGGCCTGGCCGGCTCGATCACCATCATGCTGTTCAGCCCTGACTCGGTGCGCTCGCTGGCGATCAAGCTGTTCGAGACCTCCGAACACTACACCCTGCTGGCCATTCCGTTCTTCCTGCTGTCCGGTGCCTTCATGACCACCGGCGGCGTGGCCAAGCGCCTGATCGACTTCGCCAACGCCTGCGTCGGCCACATCCGTGGTGGCCTGGCCATCGGTGCGGTACTGGCGTGCATGCTGTTCGCCGCCCTGTCCGGCTCCTCGCCGGCGACCGTGGCTGCGGTCGGCTCCATCGCCATCGCCGGCATGGTGCGCTCCGGTTACCCGCAGGCCTTCGGCGCCGGCATCGTGTGTAACGCCGGTACTCTTGGCATCCTGATTCCGCCGTCGATCGTGATGGTGGTGTACGCTGCCGCCACCGAGCAGTCGGTAGGCAAGCTGTTCATGGCGGGCGTCATCCCCGGCATCATGCTCGGCCTGGTGTTGATGATCGCGATCTACATCGTCGCACGCATCAAGAAGCTGCCAGCCCTGCCACGCGCCAGCTTCCGCGAGTGGCTGCGCGCCGCGCGTGAAGCGTTCTGGGGCCTGCTGCTGATGGTGATCATCCTCGGCGGTATCTACAGCGGCATGTTCACCCCGACCGAGGCTGCGGCCGTGGCGGCAGTGTACGCCGGCTTCGTCGCCCTGTTCGTGTACAAGGACCTGAAAATCCGCGAGTGCCCGAAGGTGCTGCTGGAGTCCGGCAAGCTGACCATCATGCTGATGTTCATCATCGCCAACGCCATGCTCTTCGCTCACGTACTGACCACCGAGCAGATCCCGCAGACCATTACCGCCTGGGTGGTGGATCTGGGCCTGCAGCCCTGGCAGTTCCTGCTGGTGGTGAATATCGTGCTGCTGGTGGCCGGTGCCTTCATGGAGCCGTCGGCGATCATCCTGATCCTGGCCCCGATCCTGTTCCCGATCGCCATGCAACTGGGCATCGACCCGATCCACCTGGGCATCATCATGGTGGTGAACATGGAAATCGGTCTGATCACACCACCCGTGGGGCTGAACCTGTTCGTCACCTCGGCGGTGACAGGTATGCCGCTGACGGCAGTGATCCGCGCGGCGATGCCATGGCTGATGCTGCTACTCAGCTTCCTGGTGATCATTACCTACGTGCCTGCCGTGTCGCTCGGCTTGCCGAACATGCTCGGCATGTAA
- a CDS encoding DUF502 domain-containing protein, which produces MIKRSLKSIVTTWFTGLLSLLPLVLTLALLAWIFSLLNRLVGPSTLIGQLSAALGQPFSSNSYLAYLLGCLVLLASLYPLGLAVQLGLRRPLSWLLDRTLRRTPLIGNFYNLADRFVGLLDKSKNPDITTMAPVWCFFGGDGAAVLALRPSSETVELEGRAYCAILIPTAPIPVGGGLLYVPQEWIRAADMGVDQLTSIYVSMGLTPPGKRNAEQSPALVIKP; this is translated from the coding sequence ATGATCAAGCGCAGCCTGAAATCCATCGTCACCACCTGGTTTACAGGCCTGTTGTCGTTGCTGCCACTGGTTCTGACTCTGGCATTGCTGGCCTGGATATTCAGCCTACTCAATCGCCTGGTCGGCCCCTCGACCCTGATCGGCCAGTTGTCTGCCGCCCTCGGCCAACCGTTTTCCAGCAACAGTTACCTGGCCTATCTACTGGGTTGCCTGGTGCTGCTGGCCAGCCTCTATCCACTGGGCCTGGCCGTGCAACTGGGCCTGCGCCGGCCCCTGTCCTGGCTGCTCGACCGCACCCTGCGGCGCACGCCGCTGATCGGCAACTTCTATAACCTGGCTGATCGTTTCGTTGGCTTGCTGGACAAGAGCAAGAACCCGGACATCACCACCATGGCGCCGGTCTGGTGTTTCTTCGGCGGTGACGGCGCAGCCGTACTGGCCCTGCGCCCAAGCTCGGAGACGGTGGAACTGGAAGGCCGTGCCTACTGCGCCATTCTCATTCCCACCGCGCCGATTCCGGTGGGCGGCGGCCTGCTCTACGTACCGCAAGAGTGGATCCGCGCCGCCGACATGGGGGTGGATCAGCTGACCAGCATCTACGTATCCATGGGCCTTACGCCACCTGGCAAGCGCAACGCAGAGCAGTCACCTGCGCTGGTGATCAAGCCTTAG
- a CDS encoding Lrp/AsnC family transcriptional regulator encodes MSIALDAYDQRILALLQEDAGLSTAEIAERIGLSQSPCWRRIQRLKEEGVIRKQVTLLDRKRIGLHTQVFAQVKLNAHGRSNLTEFAEAMREFPEVLECHVLMGAVDFMLRIVTRDIEAYERFFFEKLSLVPGIQEVNSIVALSEIKSTTSLPLA; translated from the coding sequence ATGTCCATTGCTTTGGATGCCTACGATCAACGTATTCTTGCCCTGCTGCAGGAGGACGCCGGCTTGTCCACCGCCGAGATCGCCGAGCGCATTGGTTTGTCACAGTCGCCCTGCTGGCGCCGTATCCAGCGCCTCAAGGAGGAGGGGGTGATTCGCAAACAGGTCACCCTGCTCGATCGCAAGCGCATCGGCCTGCACACGCAGGTGTTCGCTCAGGTCAAGCTCAACGCCCATGGGCGTTCCAACCTGACCGAGTTCGCCGAGGCCATGCGCGAGTTTCCCGAGGTGCTGGAGTGCCATGTACTGATGGGCGCGGTGGATTTCATGCTGCGCATCGTCACCCGCGATATCGAGGCGTATGAGCGCTTCTTCTTCGAGAAGCTGTCGCTGGTGCCGGGTATCCAGGAGGTGAACTCCATCGTCGCGCTGTCGGAGATCAAGTCCACCACCAGCTTGCCGCTTGCCTAA